One window of the Zea mays cultivar B73 chromosome 3, Zm-B73-REFERENCE-NAM-5.0, whole genome shotgun sequence genome contains the following:
- the LOC100273124 gene encoding Probable sugar phosphate/phosphate translocator At1g06470-like, with product MGDCVVEDGHVHHPSDEVEGAVPLTVAVELDERAGESREEGGGQRKKVGGIRREPSFSRWCRDTSVAAASNTAVAAAISDSDSDDSEEFDLPLLPSSSGGGSSPMDIEAGATVRSDDLPISPRLLAKVIGLIACWYTLSTCLTLYNKEMLGKHMWKFPAPFLMNTVHFTMQAVASRAIVWFQQRGLEGGPNKMSWKDYCLRVVPTALATALDINLSNISLVFITVTFATMCKSASPIFILLFAFMFRLEKPSFSLLGIMLVVSFGVLLTVAKETEFNLWGFIFIMLAAVMSGFRWSMTQILLQKEEYGLKNPFTLMSHVTPVMAIVTAIISIVMDPWHDFRASHFFDSSAHIIRSSLLLLLGGALAFFMVLTEYVLVSVTSAVTVTVAGIVKEAVTILVAVLFFNDPFTWLKALGLAIIIFGVSLFNIYKYKRFKKGHYNENAGTNTQSSNWTSKYVILDEDTEAQDDTG from the exons ATGGGGGACTGCGTCGTCGAGGACGGCCACGTGCACCATCCCTCGGATGAGGTGGAGGGCGCGGTTCCATTGACGGTAGCCGTGGAGCTCGATGAGCGGGCGGGAGAGTCACGGGAGGAGGGTGGTGGGCAGCGGAAGAAAGTGGGCGGGATCCGAAGGGAGCCGTCGTTCTCGCGGTGGTGCAGGGACACCTCTGTCGCCGCCGCCTCCAATACTGCCGTTGCTGCGGCGATCAGCGACAGCGACAGCGACGACTCAGAGGAGTTCGACCTACCGCTCCTGCCATCCTCCTCGGGCGGCGGGAGCTCACCTATGGACATTGAGGCGGGGGCGACGGtgagatctgatgatctgccgATCTCACCGAGGTTGCTTGCGAAGGTCATTGGGTTGATAGCGTGTTGGTACACGCTGAGCACATGCTTGACTCT GTACAACAAGGAGATGCTGGGGAAGCACATGTGGAAGTTCCCGGCGCCATTCCTGATGAACACGGTGCATTTCACGATGCAGGCTGTGGCGTCCAGGGCCATAGTGTGGTTCCAGCAACGTGGCCTGGAGGGAGGGCCAAACAAAATGTCGTGGAAGGATTACTGTTTACGAG TTGTCCCAACAGCTTTGGCtactgctcttgatataaatctgaGCAACATTTCACTTGTTTTCATTACTGTGACATTTGCTACAATG TGTAAATCTGCTTCTCCAATTTTCATTCTTCTCTTTGCTTTTATGTTCAG GCTTGAGAAACCAAGCTTTAGCCTTCTTGGAATCATGCTGGTTGTTTCGTTTGGAGTTCTACTAACAG TTGCTAAAGAGACAGAATTTAATCTGTGGGGATTTATATTTATTATGCTTGCTGCTGTTATGTCTGGTTTCCGCTGGTCCATGACTCAGATTCTTCTCCAG AAAGAGGAATACG GATTAAAGAATCCTTTTACCTTGATGAGCCATGTTACCCCGGTGATGGCAATAGTAACAGCAATTATTTCCATTGTGATGGATCCATGGCACGACTTCAGAGCAAGTCACTTTTTTGATAGTTCTGCTCACATAATAAGAAGCAGCTTGTTGCTGCTTTTAGGTGGCGCTTTGGCCTTTTTCATG GTTTTGACAGAATATGTCCTTGTTTCTGTGACTAGTGCTGTAACAGTGACTGTAGCAGGAATTGTGAAGGAAGCTGTCACTATTCTG GTTGCTGTGCTATTCTTCAACGATCCATTTACATGGTTGAAGGCGCTTGGGCTAGCAATAATAATATTTGGTGTCAGTCTATTCAATATTTACAA GTATAAAAGGTTCAAAAAAGGGCATTACAATGAAAATGCTGGGACAAATACCCAATCTTCCAATTGGACTTCAAAATACGTCATCCTTGATGAAGATACTGAAGCTCAAGATGATACAGGCTGA